A window of bacterium genomic DNA:
AAGATGTGATGTTGAGATTTTTCGGTAACCGTTCACCGCAGAGACGCAGAGAAAAAAAATTTAAAACTATTTGTCGTACGTTTCATTCCATCTCTGATTTTCATCAGAGCAAACTTTTTAGGATTGACATATCATGATTGATTAACAAATTTGGTTTTGATGTCCTATGTATTACAAAGATTACCTCAATAATCTTTTCTGTGATCTGATTTATTTCTATGTCTTCTCTGTTTCTCTGCGTCTCTGCGGTAAATTACCACCTGAACGGTTAGATTTTTCCTCTTCGCACCTTTTCATAACTGATTATCGAATATTCTTCCTGGTGGAGGCGGCGGGAATCGAACCCGCGTCCGAAGATACAAAGACATAAGCCTCTACACATCCATTGTCTGAGATTTTAGTTTTCACTTCCTTAATCTCCTCTCAGACAGGATACAAAGGAAATTAGCTTATTTTTTCTCGTTACTTTTGCCCAAGCAAAGCAATAAGTAACCAGTCTGTTAAACTAACACCCTTAATAATTCTACAGACAAGAATTATCAGGATGTGCTGCGAAATTAAGCAGCAAGTGCCAGATCGTAGTTGGCGTTTATTGGTTTTGCTGTCTGTTTAACGAGGCCTGACAGCACCTCGGGATGCAACCTATATTTTGTTTATCTCCGTCGAACCCTTTTCGCCCCCTTTTTTTTGTAACCGTTCAGGGTGTAACGAAGGGGAAATGGAGAAATCAGGGAAAAGGGGAAAAAGTATTCTTATTTTAGTAAGAAAATCATATTATTTAGAATGTCATTGACAACTGATGAAACCTTCTGCTACCTAATTCCCCTATCCCTCTCCTTTCTCCCCATGAACGCTCTCGGATAAAATTAAGCGTTGATTTTATTAGCCCTTCCAAACAGACAATCTTCTTTTCCCCCCACCGAAGGAACAAGGATCAAGGTGCAAGGAACAGGGTCTTTCCCTACTCTTTACCTCTTGCCCTTTGATTTCACAAGTGCTGTTTCCAACCCCATTAGCATCCTTCTCTTTTCCATTCACCTTAATCCTTGAACCTCGATCCTTGAACCTTTTTATCCGAAAACCTTCCCCATTTCCCCTTTTCTCCTTATGGACACCTGAACGCTTACTTTTTTTTACCCCAGAGAACACATGTTTTAGCCAACGCTCTGATTGTTATAGGTATTTAGAGAGTAATTACTGCATATTGTCTTCAGAGGCACTTTCTTTCCACCAGTTTAAGTATACCATATTTTAAGAAAAATTACAACTATTTTTTATCAGTTCTGAATAGTTACGGATTTTCTACTAATTTAAATGTGTAAAGGAGCAAAGGGTTAAGATACCTAAAAGTTGTCCCCCAAATTGTTCAAAATAGTGTTCTTCAATCCCGCATTATTCCTTATGGTTATAAAGATGTGGGTAAGTTTCAGAAAAATTTTTATTGACAAGGGATAAAATTTCTGCTAAAATACCCTCAAAAGGTGCAAAGATGAATAAACAGTTCCAAAAAAACAAAAAGCAAATTCCTATCACTTAAGATTAAGTGGTTTATCCTTTTTTAAACGCAAAGAACGCAAAGAAATTAACCGCAAAGGACGCAAAGATTATAGTGCTCTGTTAAGATTGAATTTGCATGTTACTTAGGTAATCGGTAATCAGTAATCGGAGATAACAGGCGCCATTGTTTTCTCTTCACCGATAACCTGATAACCGATAACTTTCTAAACATAGCAAAGCAAACTTAACAAAGCAATAGGTTGTTCACCATTTTATTTTCCTTTCTTTGCGTCCTTTGCGAAATCTTCCTTTGCGCTCTTTGCGGTTAAATCTTTATACCTTTAAAAAAACTTGAACATCAAGTATCAGTGTTATATTAGTTACCGCTGGAGCAGGGTTTATTGGTTCTCATTTAGTTGATGCATTATTAGAAGAAGGACATTATGTCCGAATATTGGATAATTTAGACCCACAGGTACATGGAAAAGAACAAAAAATACCTGAATATTTGAATAAAGAAGCAGAATTTATTTATGGAGATGTCCGTAATCGTGATCAGGTAAAAAAGGCAATTTCAGATATAGAAGTTATTTTCCATGAAGCCGCAGTAGTAGGTGTAGCTCAATCAATGTATGAAGTAGAAAGATATATTCATAGTAATACCTATGGGACGGCAGTACTTTGGGATGTTTTGATAAATGAACCCAATAAGGTTAAAAAGGTAATTGTTGCATCTTCTATGTCTATTTATGGGGAAGGAGAATATAGATGTAATAAATGCGGTATTGTCTATCCTAAACTTAGAGGAATTGAGCGCCTAAAAGCACATAAATGGGAAATAGAATGTCCCAAATGTGGTTTTGAATGTCTGCCTATTCCTACTGGTGAAGAAAAACCATTAATTCCAACATCCATCTATGCTATTTCAAAAAAAGACCAGGAAGAAATGAGTATAGTTTTGGGGCGTGCATATAATATCCCGGTTGTAGCATTACGCTATTTCAATATCTATGGACCGAGACAGGCCCTTTCTAATCCTTATACCGGTGTAGCGGCCATATTCTCATCCAGAATATTAAACAATAATCCACCACTTATTTTTGAGGATGGAGGACAAAGTCGTGATTTTATCCATGTAAAGGATATAGTCAGGACTAATCTTTTAGCTATGAAAAATGATAAGTCTGATTATCTAATATTTAATGTTGGTTGTGGTCATCCAATAACTATTTTTGAAATAGCTAACTTGCTTATCTCTAATCTTAATCCAACTTTAACTCCTCAAATAGCAAATAAATTTCGAGAAGGAGATATTCGACATTGTTTTGCTGATGTTTCTAAGATTAAGAAAGAATTAGGATTTGAAGCCCAAATATCCTTTGAAGATGGGATTAATGATTTAATTCAGTGGGTCAAAACTCAATCAGCAGATGATTTAGTCGATGTAGCAACCTCAATATTGGGAAAAAAAGGATTAACAAAATGAAATAGGGTTTATAGAATTTTAGGTGGTGTCTTAATCTATCATAAAGATTGAAATAGTGTCCGAAAAGGAGATATGGGGATTATGGAGATAAGGAGATAAATTCATTCTAAAATTTTGCAAAGGACAATGAATAATTTCCATATCTCCCTTTATCTCCTTATCCCCTTTTGGACACCAAATCTGCATAGATTTCACTATTAGAGTTATTTTCAAACACCACCTAAAAATGAACCGTCCCGAGGAGGCGTAATTTAATGACTAAAGTAGTTATTCTATGTGGTGGAATGGGCACCAGACTACGGGAGGAAACTGAAATTCGACCGAAACCATTAGTTGAAGTAGGAGATAAACCCATCCTCTGGCACATTATGAAGATTTATTCATATTATGGATTTAATGATTTTATTCTTTGTCTGGGTTACAAAGGAGAGATGATTAAAAACTATTTCTATAACTATGAAATGCTAAATAATGATTTTACCATAGAATTAGGTAACTCTAAAAATATAGAGATTTACAGCCATCATAAAGAAAAGGACTGGCGAGTTACACTGGTTGATACCGGAGCAAATGCCTTGAAAGGGGCGAGGATAAAAAAAATAGAAAAATATATCGATAGCGACCTGTTTATGCTGACTTATGGAGATGGCGTAGCTAACATCAATCTCCATGAATTGTTATCCTTTCATAAGAGTCATGGTTGTATTGGAACGGTAACTGGTGTCCGACCGATGTCGCGATTTGGGGAATTAATAGTTAAAGAAAATAAAGTTATCTCATTTACAGAAAAGCCCCAGGTTTCTTATGGAATAATAAATGGGGGGTTTTTTGTTTTTAATCGAAAAATCTTTGACTATTTATCTGAAAATGATAGTTGTGATTTTGAAATAGGACCGTTAGAACAATTAGCCAGAGAAGGCGAATTAATGGTCTATGACCTCAAAGGAGAATGGGAGTGTATGGATACCTTTAGGGATACTCAGTATCTTAATAATTTGTGGAAAAATAAAAAGGCATTCTGGAAAGTTTGGGAGGAGTAAAAAAAATGGATAATAACCAGATTGAAGGCGTGGTTATAAAACCACTAAAAAAAATACCGGATGAAAGAGGTTCTATCTATCTCATGTTAAGATGGGATGACCCAATTTTTGAGAGATTTGGAGAGATATATTTTTCTTTAGCCTATCCTGGAGTTATTAAAGCCTGGCATCTACATGAAAAAATGACGCTAAATTATGCTGTTATTCAAGGAATGATAAAACTTGTCCTTTTTGATGATAGGAAAAACTCATCTACAAAAGGTAATTTAATGGAAGTGTTTATTGGTGAAGAAAATTATTCTTTAGTTAAAATCCCACCAAAAATTTGGAATGGATTTAAATGTATTGGAACAAAACAGACCATAGTAGCAAATTGTGCGACCTTACCTCATGACCCAGACGAAATTAAAAGAATAAATCCTTTTACAAATGAAATACCTTACGATTGGGGTCTAAAACATGGATAAATATCTTAGACAAATATATGAAAATAGACGGGTGTTAGTTACAGGACATACGGGATTCAAAGGCGGATGGTTATCAGTATGGCTTACAGAATTAAGGGCAAAGGTTATTGGTTACTCCCTCCAACCCCCTACACAACCAAATCTGTTTGAATCTATAAATCTAAACGATAAAATTGAACACATTATTGGTGATATTCGAGATGAAAAAAATTTGCTCGCTATCTTTGAAGAATATCAACCTGAATTTGTCTTCCACTTAGCGGCACAACCATTAGTGAGATTTTCTTATAAAGAACCAAAATTTACCTATGAAACAAACATCATGGGCACAGTAAACCTTTTAGAAGCAGTACGAAAATCCAGGAGTGTGAAAGTTTGTGTTATCATTACCAGTGATAAGTGCTATGAAAATAAAGAGTGGATTTATGGTTATAGAGAAATAGACCCGATGGGTGGCTATGACCCTTATAGTTCAAGTAAGGGCTGTGCTGAACTCATAACCGCTTCTTATAGAAATTCTTTTTTTAATCCTAAAGACTATGGGAAAATTCACCAGGTATCTCTATCATCTGTCCGAGCTGGAAATGTAATCGGTGGTGGAGATTGGGGGGAAGATAGACTTATTCCGGATTGTGTGAAATCATTTTCAAAAAATAAAACAGTTCTGATTCGTAATCCACACGCCACAAGACCCTGGCAATATATTCTGGAACCATTATCAGGTTATCTATTGCTGGGAGCGTTAATGTATGAAAACGGAGCAAAATATAGTAGCGGGTGGAATTTTGGTCCAAACGATGAAAGTATAATAAAGGTGGAAGAAATAGTTAAATGTTTAATTAAACATTGGGGTAGCGGCGACTATCAAATAGACACTTCAAATGTCACTCAACCTCATGAAGCCAGCCTCTTAAAATTGGATATAAGTAAAGTTCGTGCTTTACTTGGTTGGAAACCTATTTATCATATCTATGAATCACTTGAAAAAACTATTATGTGGTATAAAAGTTTTTACAATGATGTTGGTCTGGAAAAGTTGTATGAAATTACAGTCCAGGAAATTAGGAACTACATAAACTCTATAAATAGGAAGGAATTAGATTAAGATAGTGGAAAATAAGGATTTAAAAAGTGAGATTTTTGAGATGGTTACCAGGTATTATGAAGAAAAACATAAACACAAACCATTTATACCTGGTAAAACACACATTCCGTATGCTGGTCGGGTCTATAACGAAGAGGAGATAATCTTTCTTGTTGATTCGGCTTTGGATTTCTGGCTGACAACTGGGAGATTTGCAGAACAATTTGAGAAGGAATTGAGTAAGTTTTTAGGGGTAAAACATTGTATTCTCACTAACTCGGGTTCTTCTGCCAATCTTTTATCTGTATCTGCTTTGACATCTCCTAAGTTAGGAGAAAAAAGGCTTAAACCAGGAGATGAAGTAATCACTATAGCCTGTGGTTTCCCAACCACGGTGAATCCGATTATCCAGAATAATCTGGTGCCGGTATTTATAGATGTAGATATTGGGTCTTATAACATTCAATCAGATAAAATTGAAGAGGCTTTATCTGAAAAGACAAAGGCTATTTTTTTAGCCCATACACTTGGTAATCCATTTGATTTAAACAAAATAATGTCCATTGCTCAAAAATATAATTTGTGGGTAATTGAAGATAACTGCGATGCTCTTGGCTCAAAATACAATGATAAATATACTGGCACCTTTGGACAGATAGGGACTTTAAGTTTTTACCCTGCTCACCACATCACTATGGGAGAAGGAGGGGCATTGGTAACGAATGATACTCAGCTAAAGAGATTGATTGAATCTTTTAGAGACTGGGGTAGAGACTGCTGGTGTGAGCCAGGAAATGATAATACCTGTGGAAAGAGATTTTCACAGCAGTTGGGTAGGTTACCTTTTGGTTATGACCATAAGTATATCTACTCTCATATAGGTTACAATTTAAAAATAACAGATATGCAAGCGGCAATAGGAGTTGCTCAATTAAAGAAATTACCCTCATTTATTGAAGCCCGAAAGAAAAATTTTAATTTGCTTTATCAAGGATTAAAGGAATATGAGGAAGTCTTCATCCTTCCACAACCTACTTCTAATTCACAACCAAGCTGGTTTGGATTCCCAATAACCGTAAGACAAAAGGCTAAATTTTCACGAGCAAAGATTGTTAATCATTTAGAAAAAAATAATATTGCTACCAGAATGCTTTTTGGTGGTAATTTAGTAAAACAACCTGCCTATCAAAATGTGAATTATCGCCTTATAGATTCGTTAAAAAATACAGATTTTGTCATGGATAATACCTTCTGGTTAGGTGTATATCCTGGCTTAACTGAGGAAATGATTGAATTTATTCTTAAAACAATAGCCTCTAAATTGCGAGGGATATGATGGTTGATTTAACTATATCGATAATTAATTTTAATAATGAAAAGTTATTAGAAGAGTGTCTAACATCTATTTATGAAACCGCTAAAAAGATTAGTTTTGAAATATGGGTAGTGGATAATTACTCAATGGATAACAGTGTAGAAATGGTTCGAACTAAATTCCCCCAAGTTAATCTGATAGTCAATCCCCACCATAAAGGTTTTTCTACCAATCATAACCAGGTCCTATCGCGGATGGACGGCAGGTATGCTTTAATCTTAAGTGATGATGTGATTGTAAAACCAAATGCCCTTGATTATATGGTCGAGTTTATGGATGAACATTCTGATATAGGAATATTAGGGCCAAAGGAATTTTTCCCGGATGGAAGATTGCAAAAATTTCATTGTTTGGAAACACGCTCTCTCTGGTCTGAATTTTTAGAGGCATTTATGATTAGTCCTTTTTTAAGAAGGGTTTTCCCTGAACTAAGATTTCCAGGACAATTGTATATGTCTTCGCTGAAAGATTATGACTATGCTCATGAGGTAGCTTCTGTTCATGGAAGTTGTCTGATGGTGAGAA
This region includes:
- a CDS encoding NAD-dependent epimerase/dehydratase family protein, with protein sequence MLVTAGAGFIGSHLVDALLEEGHYVRILDNLDPQVHGKEQKIPEYLNKEAEFIYGDVRNRDQVKKAISDIEVIFHEAAVVGVAQSMYEVERYIHSNTYGTAVLWDVLINEPNKVKKVIVASSMSIYGEGEYRCNKCGIVYPKLRGIERLKAHKWEIECPKCGFECLPIPTGEEKPLIPTSIYAISKKDQEEMSIVLGRAYNIPVVALRYFNIYGPRQALSNPYTGVAAIFSSRILNNNPPLIFEDGGQSRDFIHVKDIVRTNLLAMKNDKSDYLIFNVGCGHPITIFEIANLLISNLNPTLTPQIANKFREGDIRHCFADVSKIKKELGFEAQISFEDGINDLIQWVKTQSADDLVDVATSILGKKGLTK
- the rfbF gene encoding glucose-1-phosphate cytidylyltransferase → MTKVVILCGGMGTRLREETEIRPKPLVEVGDKPILWHIMKIYSYYGFNDFILCLGYKGEMIKNYFYNYEMLNNDFTIELGNSKNIEIYSHHKEKDWRVTLVDTGANALKGARIKKIEKYIDSDLFMLTYGDGVANINLHELLSFHKSHGCIGTVTGVRPMSRFGELIVKENKVISFTEKPQVSYGIINGGFFVFNRKIFDYLSENDSCDFEIGPLEQLAREGELMVYDLKGEWECMDTFRDTQYLNNLWKNKKAFWKVWEE
- a CDS encoding dTDP-4-dehydrorhamnose 3,5-epimerase family protein, with protein sequence MDNNQIEGVVIKPLKKIPDERGSIYLMLRWDDPIFERFGEIYFSLAYPGVIKAWHLHEKMTLNYAVIQGMIKLVLFDDRKNSSTKGNLMEVFIGEENYSLVKIPPKIWNGFKCIGTKQTIVANCATLPHDPDEIKRINPFTNEIPYDWGLKHG
- the rfbG gene encoding CDP-glucose 4,6-dehydratase, giving the protein MDKYLRQIYENRRVLVTGHTGFKGGWLSVWLTELRAKVIGYSLQPPTQPNLFESINLNDKIEHIIGDIRDEKNLLAIFEEYQPEFVFHLAAQPLVRFSYKEPKFTYETNIMGTVNLLEAVRKSRSVKVCVIITSDKCYENKEWIYGYREIDPMGGYDPYSSSKGCAELITASYRNSFFNPKDYGKIHQVSLSSVRAGNVIGGGDWGEDRLIPDCVKSFSKNKTVLIRNPHATRPWQYILEPLSGYLLLGALMYENGAKYSSGWNFGPNDESIIKVEEIVKCLIKHWGSGDYQIDTSNVTQPHEASLLKLDISKVRALLGWKPIYHIYESLEKTIMWYKSFYNDVGLEKLYEITVQEIRNYINSINRKELD
- the rfbH gene encoding lipopolysaccharide biosynthesis protein RfbH, translated to MENKDLKSEIFEMVTRYYEEKHKHKPFIPGKTHIPYAGRVYNEEEIIFLVDSALDFWLTTGRFAEQFEKELSKFLGVKHCILTNSGSSANLLSVSALTSPKLGEKRLKPGDEVITIACGFPTTVNPIIQNNLVPVFIDVDIGSYNIQSDKIEEALSEKTKAIFLAHTLGNPFDLNKIMSIAQKYNLWVIEDNCDALGSKYNDKYTGTFGQIGTLSFYPAHHITMGEGGALVTNDTQLKRLIESFRDWGRDCWCEPGNDNTCGKRFSQQLGRLPFGYDHKYIYSHIGYNLKITDMQAAIGVAQLKKLPSFIEARKKNFNLLYQGLKEYEEVFILPQPTSNSQPSWFGFPITVRQKAKFSRAKIVNHLEKNNIATRMLFGGNLVKQPAYQNVNYRLIDSLKNTDFVMDNTFWLGVYPGLTEEMIEFILKTIASKLRGI
- a CDS encoding glycosyltransferase family 2 protein, whose product is MMVDLTISIINFNNEKLLEECLTSIYETAKKISFEIWVVDNYSMDNSVEMVRTKFPQVNLIVNPHHKGFSTNHNQVLSRMDGRYALILSDDVIVKPNALDYMVEFMDEHSDIGILGPKEFFPDGRLQKFHCLETRSLWSEFLEAFMISPFLRRVFPELRFPGQLYMSSLKDYDYAHEVASVHGSCLMVRKKMLDQIGLMEEKYYFYYEEPDICLRAKKAGYKVYYTPDAQIIHYFAATTRKSNPFFMIDKSLNALHSFYKKFYGLSGSILVGCITIASSIFILFTLPFIYIFDVKKREVIKRNIIATLRILHWYFTFGGRFSSKKKNVYLDLPSISCNRSGYTLEV